The following are encoded together in the Planctobacterium marinum genome:
- a CDS encoding TerB family tellurite resistance protein, giving the protein MRFDKFLRTLDMGDCEDQIQREALLEIAIFFMVVDGTVDAAEEEVIRNWLAEIEWNSDISVQDFYTNGMHKANNAIEQQDLEHFIAHRSSQLLDDDFKTNALKLADEIASADGIIDDKEKVALDILKSYLN; this is encoded by the coding sequence ATGAGATTTGATAAATTCCTACGCACTTTGGATATGGGAGATTGTGAAGACCAAATCCAGAGAGAAGCGTTACTTGAAATCGCCATCTTTTTTATGGTGGTAGATGGTACTGTTGATGCAGCTGAAGAAGAAGTTATTCGCAACTGGCTCGCGGAGATAGAATGGAACTCTGATATTTCTGTTCAAGATTTTTATACCAATGGTATGCACAAAGCGAACAATGCAATTGAGCAACAGGACCTGGAACACTTTATTGCTCACCGCAGCAGCCAACTTTTGGACGATGACTTTAAAACTAATGCATTAAAACTCGCCGATGAGATTGCTTCTGCCGATGGCATCATTGATGACAAAGAGAAAGTAGCTTTAGATATATTGAAGAGTTACCTGAATTAG
- a CDS encoding alkaline phosphatase D family protein yields MKSNALSRRYFLKLTSRGVGLAIVSSGLMGCLDGNDLKLPEVEAPTATPEPDPIPVAFQHGVASGDPTQNAVILWTRVTPTEEGFEGELPATWEVATDAEFQEMVTSGSTNISSASDYTLKIDAIDLTPGTTYYYRFISGDTTSPFGMTRTLPAMDVTSVKLAVMSCSNYPAGFFNVYDLAAQQDDLDAVLHLGDYIYEYDRNGYASENAAAMGREVLPDAELLTLTDYRTRYAQYHTDAGLQRLHAAVPFIAVWDDHEVTNDTWRDGAENHQDDEGDFEERKLAALQAYFEWMPIRPVVEGNNEIINRQFNFGELVDLYMLDTRVVARDQQLDYANYIDPATGAIDSAGFTADVSNSNRTMLGAEQLTWLQGSMSISTATWQVLGQQVLMGRMLLPAAIATQQLSVAEYAELGQIAVLAQRAEAGDPTLTSEELAYLQANIARLTPEIVALLSLPSIPYNLDAWDGYAYEREVILGTAKQLNKNLVVLAGDTHNAWANNLKDLSGDAVGVEFATPSVSSPGLEQYLSIAPEDAIATEAGIVQLVEDLQYMNAMDRGFMTLTFTAENVTTQWHYVDTILSTEYAENTSRSQVAETLVGSPSVSLI; encoded by the coding sequence ATGAAAAGCAATGCTCTGTCCCGACGCTACTTTTTGAAACTCACCTCCAGAGGGGTGGGTCTTGCCATAGTTTCTTCTGGTTTAATGGGGTGCCTCGATGGCAATGATCTCAAACTGCCAGAGGTGGAAGCCCCAACCGCAACACCAGAGCCCGACCCAATTCCCGTTGCATTCCAGCATGGAGTAGCGAGTGGCGACCCAACACAAAATGCAGTTATTCTATGGACCAGAGTGACACCAACTGAAGAAGGTTTTGAAGGTGAACTTCCGGCGACCTGGGAAGTAGCAACTGATGCTGAATTTCAAGAGATGGTGACCAGCGGAAGCACCAATATTTCTTCCGCTAGCGATTACACGCTGAAGATTGATGCCATTGATTTAACGCCGGGCACTACTTATTACTATCGTTTTATCAGTGGTGATACTACTTCTCCTTTTGGGATGACTCGCACTTTGCCAGCAATGGACGTAACCTCTGTTAAATTGGCTGTCATGTCCTGCTCCAATTACCCTGCCGGCTTTTTTAATGTTTATGATTTAGCTGCACAACAAGACGATCTCGATGCGGTACTTCATCTTGGAGACTACATTTATGAGTATGATCGCAATGGCTATGCCAGTGAAAATGCCGCTGCTATGGGGCGCGAAGTGTTACCTGATGCAGAATTATTAACCCTGACAGACTACCGTACTCGTTACGCGCAATATCACACTGATGCCGGGTTGCAGAGGTTGCATGCCGCTGTGCCGTTTATCGCCGTTTGGGATGATCACGAAGTTACTAATGATACCTGGCGAGATGGTGCCGAAAACCACCAGGACGATGAGGGGGATTTCGAAGAGCGTAAACTAGCAGCGTTACAAGCTTATTTCGAGTGGATGCCTATCAGACCAGTCGTGGAAGGTAACAACGAAATCATTAATCGCCAATTTAATTTTGGGGAGTTGGTTGATTTATACATGCTTGATACTCGTGTTGTGGCGCGAGATCAACAGCTTGATTATGCTAACTATATTGATCCTGCAACTGGGGCAATTGATTCAGCAGGATTTACCGCTGATGTTAGTAATAGTAACCGCACAATGTTAGGTGCAGAGCAGCTAACCTGGTTACAAGGCTCAATGTCCATTTCCACGGCTACCTGGCAAGTACTGGGTCAGCAAGTACTCATGGGGCGCATGCTGTTACCCGCAGCAATAGCTACTCAGCAGCTTTCTGTTGCTGAGTATGCGGAGCTTGGTCAAATAGCTGTACTGGCACAACGCGCTGAAGCGGGTGATCCCACTTTGACTAGTGAAGAATTAGCCTATTTACAAGCTAATATAGCGCGTCTGACGCCGGAGATTGTTGCCCTGCTTAGTTTGCCTTCTATCCCTTACAACCTTGATGCTTGGGATGGATATGCCTATGAGCGTGAGGTTATTTTAGGTACTGCGAAGCAGCTTAATAAAAATCTGGTGGTGTTAGCGGGTGATACTCATAACGCTTGGGCAAATAATCTGAAAGACCTCTCTGGTGATGCAGTAGGCGTTGAATTTGCGACACCCTCCGTGTCTTCTCCCGGATTAGAGCAGTACCTCTCAATTGCGCCAGAAGATGCTATTGCAACAGAAGCTGGCATAGTTCAGTTAGTTGAGGATTTGCAATATATGAATGCGATGGATAGAGGTTTTATGACCCTGACGTTTACCGCTGAAAATGTAACTACTCAGTGGCATTATGTGGATACTATTCTTTCAACAGAATATGCCGAGAATACTTCCAGATCACAAGTGGCCGAAACATTGGTAGGCTCGCCGAGTGTCAGTTTAATCTAG
- a CDS encoding acyltransferase family protein — translation MMKQRDKTLDIFRGLTVCFMILVNTPGSWQHIYWPLKHSDWHGVTPTDLVFPFFLFAVGSSLFHVIKKDSNKIDTLRKALKRSVLLFAFGLFLNAFPFVETFHELRIMGVLQRIAICYLLAVIVIVYIPAKRISIFCCLLLLVYWCLVGFDKTYWELSDNLVREIDLLILGQNHMYQGFGIPFEPEGLLSCFPATVSVLFGYRTTQLISVTDTTKAKNLALLKYGIALTAVSLLWMLFLPLNKPLWSSSYVLLTTGLAQILLGVIYLSEKLPVFRMINGLMEIYGSNPLLVYILSWLFAASLALPLFDPLIYPSQSLTGLYFDTASTFIPAKLASLSHAILTVALFYLLSLCLYKKRIFIKI, via the coding sequence ATGATGAAACAACGTGATAAAACTCTGGATATTTTCAGAGGACTGACCGTGTGTTTTATGATTTTGGTAAACACGCCGGGATCGTGGCAGCATATTTATTGGCCCTTAAAACATTCCGACTGGCACGGGGTGACACCAACTGATTTAGTATTCCCTTTCTTTTTATTTGCAGTTGGCAGTTCGCTTTTTCATGTCATCAAGAAAGATAGCAATAAAATAGACACCCTCAGAAAAGCGTTAAAGCGCTCTGTTTTATTGTTTGCCTTTGGATTATTTCTAAATGCCTTTCCTTTTGTGGAGACATTCCATGAATTAAGAATCATGGGAGTCTTGCAACGAATTGCCATATGTTACCTGTTGGCTGTGATAGTAATAGTGTATATACCTGCAAAAAGGATAAGCATATTTTGTTGCTTACTGCTTCTGGTTTACTGGTGCCTTGTTGGTTTTGACAAGACTTATTGGGAACTAAGCGATAATCTGGTAAGAGAAATTGACCTTCTCATTCTAGGTCAAAACCACATGTATCAGGGTTTTGGCATTCCCTTTGAACCAGAAGGGTTGCTGAGTTGTTTTCCTGCAACGGTTTCTGTTTTATTTGGCTACCGAACAACTCAGCTGATATCAGTTACTGACACCACAAAAGCTAAGAATCTCGCTCTTTTAAAATACGGTATTGCTCTTACAGCCGTTAGTTTATTGTGGATGTTGTTTTTACCTCTGAATAAACCCCTGTGGAGCAGCAGTTATGTATTGCTGACAACTGGCCTTGCTCAAATTTTACTTGGTGTTATTTATCTCTCAGAAAAGCTCCCCGTATTTCGAATGATCAATGGTCTCATGGAAATCTACGGGAGTAATCCACTGCTTGTTTATATCCTTTCTTGGCTTTTTGCTGCGAGTTTAGCGTTGCCGCTTTTCGACCCTTTGATTTATCCTTCACAATCTTTAACCGGACTATATTTCGATACTGCATCCACTTTCATACCTGCAAAGCTTGCCTCGTTAAGCCATGCCATCTTAACCGTAGCTCTTTTTTATTTGCTATCACTGTGTTTGTACAAAAAACGGATCTTTATCAAGATCTAG
- a CDS encoding zinc-dependent alcohol dehydrogenase family protein, with translation MLKAEYKERGPVPQDVIEAVEFTAPAPQHDEILVELQASPINPSDVLTLTGLYGILPPLPAIGGNEGVGKVVSVGEKVEHFKPGQSVLLPVGIGTWSTHIVAPAKKFIPLPDGADPQQLSMLSINPPTASLMLSEFMPLKEGDWVIQNAANSAVGNYLIQLARLRGLKTVNIVRRESLIEPLTKAGADVVLVDGDDLVKRVRKATEKAEIQLAIDAVGGTASNRLADCLASQGTLVNYGMMSGEAAQVSSANLIFKDITVKGFWLAIWFQRATKEAQQALYNELAMLIATGKLKAPIDRIYKVAEIKDAVAYAAQGERNGKVLITA, from the coding sequence ATGTTAAAAGCAGAATACAAAGAAAGAGGCCCGGTACCCCAAGATGTTATCGAAGCTGTCGAGTTTACGGCACCCGCCCCTCAACATGATGAAATACTCGTGGAGTTGCAGGCCTCACCCATAAATCCTTCTGACGTACTCACACTGACCGGCTTATATGGAATTCTGCCACCACTACCCGCTATTGGCGGCAATGAAGGTGTTGGAAAAGTCGTTTCTGTAGGTGAAAAGGTTGAGCACTTCAAGCCTGGTCAATCAGTTCTTCTGCCAGTGGGAATTGGCACCTGGTCCACTCACATTGTCGCCCCTGCCAAAAAGTTCATCCCGCTGCCTGACGGTGCCGATCCTCAGCAACTATCCATGTTATCCATCAATCCGCCCACAGCCTCATTAATGCTGTCAGAGTTTATGCCTTTGAAAGAGGGGGATTGGGTAATCCAAAATGCCGCTAACTCCGCGGTTGGAAATTACCTTATTCAACTGGCCAGATTACGTGGTTTAAAAACCGTTAACATAGTGCGCAGAGAATCACTTATTGAACCACTTACAAAAGCTGGCGCTGATGTTGTACTTGTAGATGGCGATGACTTGGTGAAGCGAGTGCGCAAAGCAACGGAAAAAGCTGAAATCCAATTAGCGATCGATGCCGTAGGAGGCACTGCTTCTAACCGCCTGGCCGATTGCCTGGCATCTCAGGGAACCTTGGTTAACTACGGTATGATGAGTGGTGAGGCAGCACAGGTGTCTTCAGCGAATCTGATTTTTAAGGACATTACAGTTAAAGGCTTTTGGCTGGCCATATGGTTTCAGCGCGCAACCAAAGAGGCGCAACAAGCATTGTATAATGAACTGGCTATGCTAATTGCAACCGGCAAATTAAAGGCGCCCATTGATCGGATATACAAGGTGGCTGAAATAAAAGATGCGGTAGCCTATGCAGCTCAAGGTGAGCGCAATGGAAAAGTATTAATAACAGCTTGA
- a CDS encoding amidase — translation MRLASSFAIILCLLFFPSLSWAHPKLNTLSISEARELMLLEKLSSERLTKFYLEQIALNNKRGAGINAVVQINSAALDSARTLDEERRKGKVRGPLHGIPILLKDNIDTGDGMANTAGSIALANNIPDKDAQLVSVLREAGAVILGKTNLSEWANFRSFHSTSGWSSLYGLTKNPIEHSRNTCGSSSGSAAAVAAGFAMVAIGTETNGSIVCPSAATGLVGIKPTLGTVSRDGIIPIAHSQDTAGPMARNVADAVYLLEAMHSFNEQDPLAQHANSNLSVHLKANGLQDKRIGVATNLAGFHFGVDALFDNALALMSTSGATLIDIEMPDRSVFSDDEFTVLLFEFKHGLNHYLKQANLPHTLASLMEFNIAHHKQTMPFFKQEIFELAEKKGPLSEQIYLSALERSKRLAGPEGIDLVMQRYQLDLIVSPTTAPAWKTDLVNGDHYMGGTSSFAAVSGYPHITVPMGHYQGLPVGISMFAGHLAEPVLIEAAYGFESRLKAQ, via the coding sequence ATGCGCCTGGCCAGCTCTTTTGCAATCATTCTCTGTTTACTGTTTTTTCCTTCGCTATCTTGGGCTCACCCAAAACTTAATACGCTAAGCATTTCTGAGGCCCGGGAGCTAATGCTCCTGGAAAAGTTGAGTAGTGAAAGATTAACCAAATTTTACCTTGAGCAAATCGCGTTAAACAACAAACGTGGCGCTGGAATCAATGCTGTTGTACAAATCAATTCCGCTGCACTTGATAGTGCCAGAACCTTGGACGAGGAGCGTAGAAAAGGCAAGGTCAGGGGCCCTCTCCACGGAATTCCAATTCTACTCAAAGATAATATCGATACTGGCGATGGAATGGCTAATACCGCGGGCTCCATTGCCTTAGCCAATAATATCCCTGACAAAGATGCTCAATTAGTTAGCGTGCTGAGAGAAGCCGGCGCGGTGATATTGGGTAAAACCAACCTGAGTGAATGGGCAAACTTTCGTTCTTTTCACAGTACAAGCGGTTGGAGTAGCTTATACGGCTTAACCAAAAACCCAATTGAACACTCGCGCAATACTTGCGGCTCAAGCTCAGGCTCGGCTGCGGCTGTTGCCGCCGGGTTTGCAATGGTTGCGATAGGTACAGAAACCAATGGCTCAATAGTATGTCCCTCGGCCGCTACTGGTCTCGTGGGTATCAAACCCACATTGGGTACTGTAAGTCGCGATGGCATCATACCAATAGCTCACAGTCAGGATACCGCGGGTCCAATGGCCCGCAATGTCGCCGATGCGGTATATCTTCTGGAGGCAATGCACAGTTTTAACGAACAAGATCCGCTCGCTCAACACGCCAATAGCAACCTCTCTGTTCATCTTAAAGCGAATGGATTACAAGACAAACGCATTGGAGTCGCTACCAACCTGGCTGGCTTCCATTTTGGAGTCGATGCCCTGTTTGATAACGCACTAGCATTGATGTCTACATCAGGTGCCACACTTATCGATATAGAAATGCCGGATAGAAGCGTATTTTCTGATGATGAATTCACCGTACTGTTATTTGAATTCAAACATGGACTGAATCACTATCTCAAACAAGCGAACCTGCCCCACACCTTGGCATCCTTGATGGAATTTAATATTGCTCACCACAAGCAAACAATGCCGTTTTTCAAGCAAGAAATTTTTGAATTGGCAGAAAAAAAAGGTCCGCTTAGTGAACAAATCTACCTGTCAGCTCTGGAGAGAAGTAAACGGCTTGCGGGACCGGAGGGTATTGACCTCGTTATGCAGCGCTATCAATTAGACTTAATCGTTAGTCCGACGACAGCCCCCGCATGGAAAACCGACCTGGTAAATGGCGATCACTACATGGGTGGCACCAGCAGTTTTGCAGCCGTTTCTGGTTACCCTCACATCACAGTTCCTATGGGCCATTATCAGGGGTTGCCAGTAGGTATATCAATGTTTGCGGGGCATCTGGCTGAACCAGTATTAATCGAAGCGGCGTATGGTTTTGAATCCCGTTTAAAGGCGCAATGA